The sequence GAAATTAGAGAAATTTCAAATCTTATAGAATCGATACGATAACTAATaattattgtgcaacttaaatatatttattatacaaAGTGCAACAACGCAAACGTTACGGTTTGATGCTTTCCAAAGAGATAAAATTATTGCATCCCAAATAATACTCTCAATAATCGCATTATATATAATCTATGAGATCTTGATTCTGATATCAGTAGAGGGTTGTACTTTAATATGtagtatatattataaaaaaaataaaaaaaatggattaTTCTAACTTAATTTTTAAGATCATAATTCatattgaaaataataaaaataaaactgattTTAATATATCCTGCCCGTGTTTGATTCAAGGAAGCAACAAAATGTTTATGACAAATTAAATTCAGTACACCATAATTAATGACTTGTATGAATCTGTTTATAACTATTGATTTTTAATTGTATTTGAATATAAGTATAAAACCACTTATGGCTTTTTGAAGATAAACAAAAGTATATATACATGAAGTCTAAAATTTGAACTAATTTCCTAtaattccaaaaaaaataaagcttTGTCATCATTCGTAAGTTGAAATTAGCAGCTAACTTGGTTGCATtttaataatcacaattaatcatGAGACATgataattgattccaagtcgtaGATTTGGCTCAATGTCAATGCTTAGACAACATAAGTTAGATTTGATTGTCATCATATAATTGAATTTGATGACTAGCTAATACACTACTAAACCTAAACTAAATGATTAGTTTATCAAATAAATATACGTATTtatatatttcaagaacttgatttattttttttgaaaaagtatATTTTAGACCCAATTTTCAGAGGGTAcatttttggattaatttgcaagctattaaatttattttttatttttttgaaaaaatcttgaaaataaatataaaaaataaagagGAAAAAGGACAGGCGTGGAGAGTGGCACTCGCACAGATTAAAAACCCTTCCACTCCATAAGGCTTTACTTAGCCCCCAGGCCAGCGCTCCCCCTCTACTCCTCTTCCCCCCCATCCTCTCTTTTCAGTGTCTAAGGGAGGAAAAAAGGGCTAAAAACAAGCACAAGAAGATATGATAAAGAGCCCAAGATTCAATCTTTCGAGCTTTCCCCTCTTATCTTTAAGATAATGAGCAGAGGCTCCTGTGTCTTCTTCTCAGAAGAAGATGGTTTCTCATTTTCAAGAACAAGAATCCCTTCTCCAAAATTCGATCTTTGATGCTCTTTACTGCGAGGAAGAGCGTTTTGATGAGGATTTGAGTGGTGTGTCTGACTTCAGGGTATCGGAAATCGATGATTTTAATGAGATTGGTGGAAAGCCCTTTGCTTTTCTTTGTGAGCGCGACCTTTTCTGGGAGGATGACGAGCTTCTGAGCCTCTTGTCTAAGGAGAAAGAACAAGCCCATTTGGGTTGCGATGCGATAAACTCAGATGGGTGTCTGAAAACGGTGAGAAATGAGGCGGTTAGATGGATGTTGAAGGGGATTGCGTGCTATGGATTCAATGCCATGACTGCTGTTTTAGCTGTGAACTACTTTGATAGATTCATTGCAAGCGTTTTCTTTCAGAAGGATAAGCCGTGGATGAGTCAGTTGCTGGCTGTTGCCTGTCTTTCCATCGCGGCAAAGGTCGAAGAGACGCAAGTGCCTCTTCTCGTAGACTTTCAGGTATGTTTCTTCATCACCATATGTACCACTTGTTCGTTTGCAATATATGTGATTTTGTAAATGCCTCTTCCTGATTTTTGGgcttttgcttttgtttatCTTAAGGTGGAAGAGTCTAAATATCTATTCGAGGCGAAGACTATTCAGAGAATGGAACTTTTGGTGCTTTCCACACTCAAATGGAAGATGAATCCCGTGACTCCAATCTCATACATTGACCACATTGTTAGAAGAATGGGTTTGATTGGAAACCTGCATTGGGAGTTTTTCGGGAGGTGCCAGAGTCTCATTCTCTCTATTATAACCGGTATGGTATAGGTTGTTTTGCCGTAAAGATTTAGGATGTCAAGATTTTTATCTAAGATCTGATGTGTATTGATCTGTAATTATGTCGATCTTATAGTGATCTTTTCATCGTTCCAAGTGACTTGACTTCTAATGCAATTGTGTACATGAATGCAGATTGTAGGTTCATGCGCTATCCTCCTTCGGTTATTGCTTCTGCGATAATGTTAAATGTTATTAGAGAGATCCAGCCTTGTAAAGTTTTGGAGTTCCATAATCAGTTCACGAGTCTGTTCAAACTGAACAAGGTTTGCTGAATTAATAAGCTTTGGTGTTTAATATTGAGATCACGCCTCGACCTATACCCCGAACTATACCCCGAGTTAATGGGATTAACATTCTTGATTGTGAATCGTATAAACAGGAAAAGTTGGACGAATGCCATGAACTTGTAAAGGAGATATTGGATGGCCATGTCCATAAGCTTTGCCACAAACGCAAGCATGAGTCGGTACCAAGCAGTCCAAGTGGTGTGGTTGACGCCTATTTTAGCTCTGATAGCTCTAATGATTCGTGGGCCATTGCATCATCTGCTTCATCATCGCCAAAGCCTCTGTTTAAGAGAAGCAGAGCTCAGGATCAGCACATGAGGTTGGCTTCACTAAGCAGTCCCTGTTGGCGTGGCTAACCATCTTCTCATTGAACTCTCATTTGTTACTCATCTGATATTAGTAATGGTACTTCATAATCACTCTTTTGCTATGTTTTCTATCATAAGTCAGTCCAATTATGCGACATTTCAACTATTTGTTATTGTAATTCTTGCCCATCCCATGTGACGGATCGACTTATTAATTTTAACGATTGCCTCTAGTCATCTCTTTGATTTGGGGATGGAGAGTAATTTTGAGAATTGTTTCTTGGGCAATATTATCATAGACCGAGTATCAAATTCATTACAAATGTACCTCTTTAGTTGATCAAGGATCGGGGACAGGGATGGGCGTCCCAAGTCTTTGATTGTTTCTTCAAAGGAGGAAATTCTTGAATTAAAGAATGTTTTTCAATGTTGGACAGGTTGGCAATTGACTGTTTTTCTTCTTGACAAGTATCTCTGTTATAGCATGTGGAGCCATGATTTTGAATACAAGGAAACTTGGTTTTAAATCATCTACTATGTTTATTGTCTCTCCTTGTGTTTTATTCTATAAAACTAGATGTTTGCTATGTGTTTAATACAGATAACTCGTGTTTAACATTCAATTGGTATCGTTAGGCTGTCGAATCTAGAATAGCAAACAATTTTCACCAGTAAAAGATGACGCGAAGTCGTTTAATCATTCTTCTCTTGTTTGATTATGACCTTAAGTGACAAAACCACACAATTGTAAGGTACAATCTAAAATGGGAGGTGGCATTTTCTTGCTTGGTTTCGACCCGAGTGacaaatagaataatctaaTGCAAAATGCTACATTTTCCCATAATTAGCTTTGTTTGATTCCATTTGGATTATAGGTTAGATGTCTTGGATTCTGTATATATGTAAAGCTTAACTGTGGTCTCGCACATGATATCATCCGAGTGTTGGAGCTTCTATTGGCCCGAACGATGCTGCAGAttcgattattattattttgttagaTCATAATATTGATTTAACGGTTGCCACATACAAAAATCAGTTGATCtacaatttattaaaatttggaTAACATTGGAAGAACTCTTGGTTTAATTCTGGATATGATTAAAACTATAGTTTTGTTTCTTAGTAGATGTAGCATtatagatatttttatttttttaacgtTAAACATTATATAGAATCACAAGGGGCTAATTGCCGTAACCTTATGAAAAATCTGGAAAACGTAAAATCTCGTTAAAATTAACATGCgaatatatttttcattttttaacaGTCAAATACATGCCACTTTTATGCTATTAAAACTCTGAATGCATATATGGCTTTATGTTTGAGTTTTAAAAAACATAGGTTTTAaaaatgctattaattttatccagagtgttttttgttttttaatttttacgcTAGGTGTTGATGCAATTAATCCATAATAATGGAGATGATTTTTAATAGCCTTTTTTCCCCACTTAAACATACCATAATTATCATCAAAATTTCAAGACCATCATGTATATATTCCAGTAGTTCATTTATCTCAAAACCTATTATGTTTTTAGTTTTTTGTAGAATTTCAAGAGGGGGATTCAAAATATTAACTTCAACGATGAAGTAATTAAAGTTaaaagattttaatattttctaaGTCAGGTATTCTctatatttattaaaattttcgaaacCTGGTCGCTTAAtcgataaaaatataaaattagtgATATTTACTGATTAACTAAAAtttcaactaaaaaaaaaacgaaatcaTTTCCCGAAAAATCCGAAACTCCCTCAGTTTGTTGCTGCTATTTAACAGCATACAGTGCCCCTATCCATTCAAATTGATCAAACCCACCTCTCTTTATTTGATAATAATTACgataatcattctcattttTCGTGAAGaataagaataataaataaataacaaaagaaattacattttcttttttttttttcctatcaCATGGGTTGGGGGTTTCATTcgtcaaaattgtttgaatcTCAACTTCTCTCATAACGACACATGATTATGTCAGTGCAACATAAAAACGATAACATTTGTTaccatttcaaaattcaatatttttacATAATCGACTTCATAACCCACTCTTAGGAATGACAATGGGTCGGGTATGGGTAGGATATCGTGCCTCTATCTCCATACCCATTTATTAAATCCATCCACATACTCATACCCATACCCATCGGATATTTAATTTCATCTTCATCCCCATACACGTCGGATGATCGGATATTCATACCCTACCCATTTATTGTATATActccataaattttttttttttaaaattttaattatttgataaaattatacttatttactagatttttatatcaaaatttttaagataataaaaaaataaaacaccaAATAAAATTTACAACCAAAgacttatataaaaaaataaaacttttaaaaaatagcattagttttatattaataatttttattgtttcatccaactaacataattcaacaaaaaaaaaaattaaattagcatttatttaatataaattaatatgtgtatatatatatatatatatataatcgggTATCGAGTCGGGTATGGGTAGGATACCACTACATCATCCTCCATCCGgctagggatgtaaatgagatGAACAGTTTGCGAACTGTTCGGGTCTCGGCTCGTTAAAAGCTCGTTCGGGCTCGTTTAATGAGGCTCGTTAAGGCAAACGAACCAAGCTcgagctttacaatattcggctcgttagctcgtgaacatgctcgttaacaggctcgttaacaagctcgtaagtcatctcttagacgaaaaataataatattgatatttaatttataaatttacactttacttatgaaaaatattgaaaaatctataaaaattaatttattagaataaaattacaaattttaataataatattatattttttcaaatatataacttagtttttaattaatttaatgaatatttaaatttatagtttaaatatattaagctcgtTTAGGCTCGATAAAAGCTCGAATAAGCTCGTGGGCCATGAATGtattcgttaaataagctcgggctcggctcgtttataaatgaaccgagcttgaacattcaaaagctcggctcggctcggctcgtttacatccctatgGACCATCCCCAATTACGAGATCTAGAGCTGTCAAACGGGCCAACccatggcggggcgggccgaCCCACTAAAAACCCACCTTTTGGCGGGTTGATGGCGGGCCGATCCATCATTCTGGCGGGCTGAAAATCCTTAACCCAgcccaacccaaggtgggttgcgggttaggcgggccggcccgcggaTTGGCTCacgataaataaaaataaataaataattattataattaattataaatatcatttcataaataaatattaatagaaacatattaataaaaaaaatttaattattgattttatgtgtgtaaattttatataaaataattaatacaaaaaaattcacaacttttattaaaaaatacatatatcacaataataataaaaataaattattaattcttcAGGCCCGcggcgggccaacccgcgcgGGTCACGAGCCTAGGCGGGTTGGTCCATCTAGACCCACTTAAAATGTGTGGCGGGCCGGGTCGACCCGGCGagcctaacccaaattgacggctctgACGAGATCCCCATACCCATTTACCCATTTATTTAATCGGGTCCAAAAAATGCCTCCATACCCTCCTCCGTTCGGGTCGGATATCGGATTCTCCATCGAATTCGGAGAAAATTGTCATCCATACGGCCACTCTCCTGAGTTGTGCAATGGCCAACGGTTCCGATCGTGGGAGAGGCTAGCTCTTCTAATTAGTATCACATGGAAAATAATTAGAACATCTCCAAATATGGAGAACCACTCTAGCAATAGAGAATTGTTTCAGAAGATGACATTGATTACGAAAATGTCATCTTCTAAAAAATTGCTATTtacacattttaaaaaaaaaatattttttggtcCTTTTCTAAAATTTATGTTTGTTACTTTCAGTctctatattaaattttagtGGGTTGTTTGGGTCCAACTTTAATTGATTTGAGTgttctctattttttttatttattgtaattGTAATATTTGGATAAAACCAAAGGCAAGTAATGAACAAGATCATGAAAATGTCATCCTCTAAAATTGCTTAGTTTGGaatgttaattaaatttttatatgattgtcttgatttatttttttatgtttgtagACTTAATGTTGTGTGCGTCTTGCAACTTGATGACAAAATAAATGTATTATTAAAAAAAGTTCATAATACACATTTAGTttgattttataatttataatatgttacgtaattatttatttatttcatatatattatGGTTGGTGTtgaaaaaataagaattaaatagagaatttgataaaatttagaaaatatgtgttggagaaaatttttgaaacaaCATAGATCTCTATTTTAGAAGATAAAGAATGAAAATATGGATATTGTGGTTGGAGATACTCTTAGTTATTAAATATTGTCTATTTAAAAGAAAGTAAAAAAACATTTCGAATTCCGGGATGCGGATCGAGCTATAGCTACTAATCACTTTCGTGCAGTCTGCCCTTTGTCGGTGACTTGGATCGCTTCTCCACTACACCAATTGAGACTAGATGTTGATGCAGCATATGTCGTGAGAGCACTAACAGTTTTGCAATCGGTGGTATGGTTAGAAATCATGAGGGTTATCGCTTTTGAAAGAAGGATAGAGAAACCACATTCTATAGTATAGTCTATACCAAGTCACATGCACTCGTCGG comes from Henckelia pumila isolate YLH828 chromosome 4, ASM3356847v2, whole genome shotgun sequence and encodes:
- the LOC140864872 gene encoding cyclin-D3-2-like, translated to MVSHFQEQESLLQNSIFDALYCEEERFDEDLSGVSDFRVSEIDDFNEIGGKPFAFLCERDLFWEDDELLSLLSKEKEQAHLGCDAINSDGCLKTVRNEAVRWMLKGIACYGFNAMTAVLAVNYFDRFIASVFFQKDKPWMSQLLAVACLSIAAKVEETQVPLLVDFQVEESKYLFEAKTIQRMELLVLSTLKWKMNPVTPISYIDHIVRRMGLIGNLHWEFFGRCQSLILSIITDCRFMRYPPSVIASAIMLNVIREIQPCKVLEFHNQFTSLFKLNKEKLDECHELVKEILDGHVHKLCHKRKHESVPSSPSGVVDAYFSSDSSNDSWAIASSASSSPKPLFKRSRAQDQHMRLASLSSPCWRG